One stretch of Brettanomyces nanus chromosome 4, complete sequence DNA includes these proteins:
- a CDS encoding uncharacterized protein (EggNog:ENOG41), giving the protein MANATYPLEYLRDFQFLVGNYSFLRIVRDSSDYSLYQSSRLLFENDDFDDYYPTIEKQMSQMAVPVMDSYQILGLEEINLLPSESPFSLQVSLDTKQQMNLQSISDSGLSSKLQQLPISSLEFDNAKSADYFISALGTGFQEIKRSLPVLKKLSLSVSSLRSLQAFSNVIDFPLLEHFELKLSRSTFNIEDEHLNLASLPFWNTALSENILSLSLVNLNYTNLLTNFSIGSTSVFKEVNLFYTLLLHCKIFNDPDASRNVTYVNFCLNSFAALPEFSMNPADYKSAFIVDDYYLKSKSRIFKKLFNFYNCETLIIPDYFFNWKPFIKLQTSSPDKGEFCVANSILDNTDYLFGYCNCPSCVSARKILLRKTEEEGAMGQTQTFYNFIVLLLFGRIPNMECRSQLNFFSNTLQDSVEILGSGYMKSDLAQVFHLILDNLVPDLRVFITRLPRLHELCLGGFLFDIDRSGTNSVSISAPQENWSVRI; this is encoded by the coding sequence ATGGCTAATGCCACTTATCCATTAGAATACTTGAGGGactttcaatttcttgttgGAAATTACAGTTTCCTTAGGATTGTCAGAGACTCCAGTGATTATTCTTTATATCAAAGTTCTCGTCTGCTTtttgagaatgatgattttgatgattaTTACCCAACTAttgagaagcagatgagTCAGATGGCTGTTCCAGTGATGGACAGCTACCAGATACTTGGTCTCGAGGAAATTAATTTGCTTCCTTCGGAATCACCATTTAGTCTACAGGTGTCTTTAGATACCAAACAGCAAATGAACCTGCAGAGTATATCTGATTCCGGTCTTAGTTCTAAACTACAGCAGCTACCCATTAGTTCGTTGGAGTTTGATAATGCTAAATCGGCTGACTACTTTATCAGTGCTTTAGGCACTGGGTTTCAAGAGATCAAGAGATCCCTCCCAGTCTTAAAAAAGCTATCACTATCTGTTTCCAGTCTTCGTTCTCTTCAAGCCTTTAGTAACGTGATTGATTTTCCATTATTGGAACACTTTGAACTCAAACTCAGCAGATCTACTTTTAATATAGAGGACGAACACCTAAACCTGGCATCATTACCCTTCTGGAATACGGCTCTTTCGGAAAACATACTGAGTTTATCTTTAGTGAATCTCAATTACACTAATCTTCTAACCAATTTCTCTATTGGAAGCACAAGTgttttcaaagaagtcaaCTTATTTTATACACTTTTGCTGCATTGCAAGATCTTCAACGACCCGGATGCTTCTCGGAATGTCACCTACGTCAATTTCTGCCTGAACAGTTTTGCAGCATTACCAGAATTCAGTATGAACCCGGCAGATTACAAGTCTGCTTttattgttgatgattatTACTTGAAGAGCAAATCTCGTATTTTTAAGAAGTTGTTCAACTTTTACAACTGTGAAACTTTAATTATTCCAGactatttcttcaactggAAGCCTTTCATCAAGCTTCAGACATCATCACCTGATAAGGGTGAATTCTGTGTTGCTAATTCAATTCTTGATAATACGGATTACTTATTTGGCTATTGCAATTGTCCCTCTTGCGTTTCTGCTAGGAAGATTCTTTTAAGGAAGACTGAAGAGGAGGGAGCGATGGGGCAAACTCAAACCTTCTACAACTTCATTGTGCTTCTACTTTTTGGAAGGATTCCTAATATGGAATGTAGGTCCCAACTAAACTTTTTTAGCAATACCCTTCAAGACTCGGTTGAGATTCTTGGATCTGGATATATGAAGTCTGACTTAGCCCAAGTTTTCCATTTAATTCTAGACAACTTGGTGCCTGATCTTCGAGTGTTCATCACGAGGCTGCCTAGACTACACGAGCTTTGTCTAGGTGGTTTCCTGTTCGATATTGATAGGTCCGGAACAAACAGCGTATCAATCTCTGCACCACAAGAAAATTGGTCTGTCAGAATTTGA
- a CDS encoding uncharacterized protein (EggNog:ENOG41): MMFLRFVRVQVPRVRQFSSSLTTRSILDYFKFYKKKDHENVPKQRPTEEVIKEVESGSKAIDAKNDVEILGRRDPRQFDKEVILEHLKGFSIPTWLPTKSGSEYAIKLNELTKSNEGVSISKLYTRAISEILKQVAGYDSGITELNDLSQRASILKQVQQKFRLEIPDPQIGKLNSFAKIEQYLTQKLDPSRPEEDELVPDKVYFDPAVLEGTNISVGSFVFEKQKAKTLKKLLKKAKKMEKRAIEEHQKIGNDTIPISYAEKPNFSQKRILENVPFEIDGKNLGDMKSIKKPRISINGSSISTTISNGNNQVDDSANDSSVSTSGRDIQTRLDHLENMIGILVSKLAPEASTESQYSQNSSFPATCISLPLVDTKQSSVPSSFSTVLESPKRTGFLSKEVVEKSIIAAAEDLERGPPTNAKVSERYERFFGGNTSISIFSSKGMKWMEGKVRDRKTTLPLRRLLSWVVHMEHGMLSVWVDPIEKSQIRPFPSRIVIEKLISEPVLPTILSRLMDIDTVRRLLKLYCDYRDGLIPEPRYTYSELLLMNCSLLVASSFYYERGHLCDGVDSKLNLTDLADMKKYLLDNSLFYYHRVSVVFDGLTGISGILLLSMYADFVSLSQSAYLMSTTAIRQAQDMGLHQGATYRGLPTKERNKRLFVWWMCYGYDRDLCVRSGKPPIINDDDVSAPSVPGFEAYWGFPSNQLRMSTELQYDLRTKLESMLSEGSICEVELYLGTQHFRLVARSYSGLLAANAFVSKSPSQLYECAENLLIDLELWRQIIPASLRPTRKLNPEFADIMERSAQDRSTSSIYRMYVFVCICFKYYHLKMTINKAIVKIKFSYEKSTIPKNMLSKVSIAEEEGMGTAMVILQMAGCMKSTEYANFALFYPFSSFIVVAAYCLQNPDRLTTKENVDCLIKASRNFFSAVPSRLSVDKWWVVDKIVRCVLYIVITTIVEHNPSWHFDCDDLLVDIKGLTVENDHACSATKTKSAFNSSVNDHPNTSRGKGMFCNVPVASLIAPPALDYSHSSSVSESAVQGRQQQVPLPKFSPRPEMTSPFNKAGLIYDPSTEVASPGNSFPLGDGNGDVVSDNILPDLELGSLRFDDSNDPKNINGLLELFSRNENNTPTNESEVSNSDTFQAEGVSLFQNMFNIPTMMLDMDGSSHTTLNSPQDIF; encoded by the exons ATGATGTTTCTACGTTTTGTTAGAGTTCAGGTACCTCGGGTTCGACAGTTCTCGTCCAGTCTGACCACCAGATCCATTCTTGATTACTTCAAAttctacaagaagaaggatcaTGAAAACGTTCCTAAGCAAAGACCTACAGAAGAAGttatcaaagaagttgagtCTGGCTCAAAGGCAATTGATGCAAAAAATGATGTTGAGATATtgggaagaagagatccGAGACAGTTTGACAAGGAGGTTATTCTTGAGCATTTAAAGGGATTCAGTATCCCAACGTGGCTCCCTACTAAATCCGGAAGTGAATATGCGATTAAACTTAACGAATTGACAAAGTCTAATGAAGGGGTGTCTATTTCTAAGCTCTATACGCGGGCTATTTCGGAAATTTTGAAGCAAGTTGCGGGATATGATTCTGGTATTACCGAGTTGAATGATCTTTCGCAGAGAGCCAGCATCTTGAAACAGGTTCAACAAAAGTTCAGATTGGAGATTCCCGATCCCCAAATCGGCAAACTAAATAGCTTTGCCAAAATTGAGCAATACCTCACACAGAAATTGGATCCATCCAGaccagaagaggatgaattgGTGCCCGATAAGGTGTACTTTGATCCTGCCGTACTAGAAGGTACTAATATCAGCGTCGGCAGCTTTGTCTTCGAAAAACAGAAGGCCAAAacgttgaagaagttgttgaagaaggccaagaagatggaaaagagGGCCATTGAAGAGCATCAAAAAATAGGTAATGATACCATTCCGATCA GCTATGCCGAGAAACCCAACTTCTCACAGAAAAGGATTTTGGAGAATGTGCCTTTTGAAATAGATGGTAAGAACCTTGGTGATATGAAGAGCATCAAGAAGCCCCGTATCTCGATCAATGGATCTTCTATTTCAACAACCATATCAAACGGTAACAATCAGGTGGATGATTCTGCCAATGATTCAAGTGTATCTACTTCTGGTAGAGATATTCAAACTCGTCTAGATCACTTAGAGAACATGATTGGTATTCTAGTTTCAAAGCTAGCTCCAGAAGCTTCTACTGAATCTCAATACTCACAGAACTCCAGTTTTCCTGCCACATGTATATCCTTACCTTTAGTTGATACAAAGCAGAGCTCTGTTCCATCTTCGTTTAGCACCGTGTTGGAATCTCCTAAAAGAACCGGCTTTCTTTCTAAGGAAGTGGTCGAAAAGTCTATTAtagctgctgctgaagaTCTCGAGCGAGGTCCTCCAACAAACGCTAAGGTTTCTGAACGCTATGAAAGATTCTTTGGAGGTAATACATCTATCTCGATTTTCTCTAGCAAGGGAATGAAATGGATGGAGGGTAAAGTGCGGGATCGAAAGACCACGTTACCTTTGCGAAGGCTACTCTCTTGGGTAGTTCACATGGAACATGGAATGCTTTCTGTCTGGGTTGATCCAATCGAAAAGTCGCAAATAAGaccttttccttcaagGATTGTTATTGAAAAGCTTATCTCCGAACCGGTATTGCCTACCATTTTGAGCAGGCTCATGGACATAGATACAGTGCGCAGATTGCTTAAACTATATTGCGATTACAGAGATGGTTTGATTCCTGAACCAAGATACACGTACTCTGAGTTGTTACTTATGAATTGTTCCTTACTTGTTGCAAGTTCTTTTTACTATGAAAGGGGACATTTGTGCGATGGCGTGGACTCAAAGCTAAATCTGACGGATCTAGCTGATATGAAGAAGTACTTACTTGACAATTCGTTGTTTTACTATCATCGGGTTTCTGTTGTTTTTGATGGATTGACGGGAATCAGTGGTATTCTCTTGTTATCTATGTATGCCGATTTTGTTTCGCTCTCTCAAAGCGCATATCTTATGTCTACTACCGCCATCAGACAGGCACAGGACATGGGGCTTCACCAGGGTGCGACTTATCGGGGTCTTCCTACTAAAGAGCGCAATAAGCGTCTTTTCGTTTGGTGGATGTGCTATGGATATGACAGAGATCTTTGCGTGAGATCTGGTAAGCCTCCTATaatcaatgatgatgatgtctcTGCCCCTTCTGTCCCTGGTTTTGAAGCCTATTGGGGTTTTCCGTCAAATCAGTTAAGAATGTCAACAGAGCTACAATACGACTTGCGGACAAAGTTAGAAAGTATGCTTTCTGAGGGTAGCATTTGTGAGGTAGAGTTGTATTTAGGGACTCAGCACTTCCGTTTGGTTGCAAGATCTTACAGTGGGCTCCTTGCTGCGAATGCGTTTGTTTCCAAATCCCCTTCGCAACTCTATGAGTGTGCTGAAAACCTACTTATTGACTTGGAGTTATGGAGGCAGATAATTCCTGCTTCACTGAGACCAACTCGGAAGCTGAATCCTGAATTTGCTGACATTATGGAGAGGAGCGCGCAGGACAGAAGCACTTCCTCGATTTACAGAATGTACGTGTTTGTGTGCATTTGTTTCAAGTATTATCacttgaagatgacaatAAATAAGGCCATAGTAAAGATCAAGTTTTCCTATGAGAAGTCTACGATCCCCAAGAACATGTTAAGTAAGGTTAGCattgcagaagaagaaggaatggGCACTGCAATGGTTATTCTCCAGATGGCTGGTTGCATGAAATCTACGGAATATGCGAACTTCGCTCTTTTCTATCCTTTTAGTTCATTTATCGTTGTTGCTGCCTATTGTCTACAAAATCCTGATCGTCTTACGACGAAAGAAAATGTTGATTGCCTCATCAAGGCGTCTagaaattttttctctgcGGTGCCGTCCCGCTTGTCTGTTGATAAGTGGTGGGTTGTTGATAAAATAGTTCGGTGTGTGCTTTACATTGTCATAACTACAATTGTTGAACATAATCCTTCCTGGCACTTTGACTGCGATGATCTCCTAGTGGATATAAAAGGACTGACTGTTGAAAATGATCATGCTTGTTCAGCAACCAAGACTAAATCTGCTTTTAACTCTTCTGTCAATGACCATCCAAATACATCCAGGGGAAAGGGAATGTTCTGTAATGTCCCCGTTGCTTCATTGATAGCTCCGCCTGCTTTAGATTATTCAcattcttcctctgtatCTGAATCTGCTGTACAGGGAAGACAGCAGCAAGTGCCTTTACCAAAATTTTCACCTAGGCCAGAAATGACAAGCCCGTTCAATAAAGCTGGGTTAATTTACGATCCATCTACCGAGGTGGCTTCACCTGGCAACAGTTTCCCTCTTGGTGATGGGAACGGTGATGTAGTTTCGGATAATATTCTGCCTGATTTAGAATTGGGATCACTGAGGTTTGATGATTCCAATGATCCAAAAAATATCAATGGTCTTTTGGAACTCTTCTCTAGGAACGAAAATAATACACCAACTAATGAGAGTGAAGTATCCAATTCAGATACATTTCAAGCCGAAGGGGTTTCTTTGTTCCAAAACATGTTTAATATTCCAACGATGATGTTGGATATGGATGGTAGTTCGCATACAACGTTGAATAGTCCCCAAGATATATTCTAA